The genomic region GGAATATTGGATCCTTCTCAAGCTTCTCTCTCCGGGAAATTTTCGAAGGCAAGGGGCCATCATCATCATTGAACCTTGGCTCGAAAGTGTGACAAGCAGTGGAATGGACCTGCACTTACTTGATTTGGAAAAACCGAAATCATATGGCGTTTCAAGGAAAAGGTTGGACGGTCCTATTGCGCTTAACGAGATCCAAATCAAATCGTTTGAGTGGATATCAAATAGATCGAAAGGAAAAATGTTCGAGTGGCACTAGTGGCTGTACAATCCAAGCCAGTATCTCCATATAGTCTAGGTTCTACTTCGTGGTGCAATGCAACCTTTGCATCTATTAGTTCATAACAATCTCCACTTCTATGTATATTTCGTGTTTATGTATCTAGGCTTTCTTCGCGTTTATGTTCCTCTCCTAGTTGATGCATAGATGCTCCTTTGTAATATGTATCTTGGTTTGGTTCATTAATATATgcttgatttttaaaaaaaaaatatgagtgttagttgaaaaaaataaaaaggtgAAAAGGAAAGAAATTCAGGGACTAATTGTGTAACAAATTGAATTTATAACAAAAAATGATATGGAGGACCAATAAAAATAGGGTTTACAAATAAGAGGGACCAATGATATAAATGTTTAGAAATGAAATTGAGGTGACCTGAAAAGTTACCTGATATCAcaggttaaatacatacaatagaaCAATTTAAATAGTTGAATACATAAAATAGGAAATTTAAAAGTTAAATGTATACAACAGGAATTTTGTGTAGGTTCAATGTATTTTCAAAAAAATTTccctttaatatatatacaatttgaCACCCTAAGAATTAATTACCTTTTTAACTACACGTTTCTTATTATCTTAAGGAAATTTATGTTTTCCGTTTGCAAACTAAACTCTCATTTCTTGGTAGAACAACTATGAATATCAAGACAAATTTAACAATAAATTTTGCATGCATGGTTTTTGTAGGGGTTTTTTTTTTCATTATTGCTAACCAGTAACTAGAGTAGCAAAAAATAAAAACAATTTAACAGGTTAAAATTATATCCGGCAATTGAGACCATACTCTCAAAtttgagtcaaatgggtcaaacttTCGGATCAATTGAGTCTTGAAAAAAATTAGACCTGACAATGTTAAACCAAAAATTAAAAAAAGTtcaatgaattttttttttcaacctATTGAGTCATACAAAATGTAAAAGAACATGTCAAATGTGTCAAGTATAACAAGATTCATCTGTCAATCTTTGTGAAAGCATTAATAATCATATCATTTATTATGTATTTTAATatcaatattttcatatatataataaataaataataataactaaacacTATAATAAATGTGAAAATTTGAATGTAAAAGCATATGACCTGTTTGGACCTATTTGACCCATTACCCGTTTCGacctgttacccaaaccgacccaacctgacccgtttagaCTCATTTTAAAATTTTACtcgtttgacccatgacccatttcaactcaaaaccattttgacccgtaatccaaaccgacccaacctaaaCCGTTTGCCAGGTGTAGTACTTAATTTCAAGTAACATTGTATATGGACAACATGACAAATGCAAAATTACTAAAAATCTGAAAAGGCTTTTTTGTATATTTGTCGATAAAAAAGTACAAACCAACCACACTAAACACAATTATGAAATCGAATATTTTGTTCTTCACTGCAAGTTCTAAGTTGGCGTAAATAAATCAAGGTTCCAAGAATCATATTACATGTGAAAACAACATTACATGGGAATGGTGCGAGCCTTGTACATGCAAATATAAGCCATGTGCCAATCACCTGTAACAACGGAATAACACATTAAGAAATAGATTCTTAAGGGCTGGTTTAGACTTAGAGAGAAATATATCATCAAATTAGAAAAGCGAACTACTGATATAGATGCCGATTTTGACTCAGTAAATTATACAGGGTCAACTCTAGTTGTGTAAAACAACGAGCAACGTAAAAAATGGGTTGAAAGTAACCCGAAGAGAATTGTTGATGTAACAAAATGTTCATGACAATCTAAAAAAATTGATGAGATTGACCAACCTGACCCACCTCATTTTAATGTAAAAAATACCTACTTTGGGTCATTGGGTGTGTTCGGATGAAAGTTGGTAGCTGGATCTTATGTTTTATAAGTTGGTAGCTGGATCTTATGTTTTATAAGTGTTTTGGTAAACTAATTAGAGCTTATTTACGTAAATGACATTTAAGGACAAAAAATTGATGATATATAATGTTATAAGGGGTAATGATGTAATTTGCCCTTTCATAAGCTCCGACCACACAATGTTGTTAGCTTGAGCTTATGAAAATAATAGGCTTAAGTCCCATAAGCTAGTGTACCAAACATACCCTTTGACACATAATCCAAACAGCCCAACCGTCCATTACACCCACCCATAACTAGTTACTATTACaataactaatactaataatacaaaccTAAAAACGGGATATTTAAGATCATATGATTACCTCCTCCGGAAAGTTTTGTTATATCTTCTTCCCTTTGCGGGATTGGATTATCATCATCAAACTGGATCCATTTACCTACACCAATATCAATTGTGAACATTTTCTTTTGATATTAGACTGACTTAATGAGAGTTAAGCAAAGTATTAGGAATTAATTATAGTAAAACAAGATGGAATAGACATGACGGACTGACCATTTTCTTGCTTAACCCATGCAACATAATGACCTGAATCAGCACTTCTGCCTTTATGAGTCAGCACGGCGACCAAGTCATATATTCCAGTCAACTGCTCATTCTTATCAGAGGCAGTACCTGAAACATACAGTACAATAATCAAATACAACTGTAATCAAATCTAACGTGTTAGCTTTTTGAATTTTTTATAAAAATCAGCTTGTTTCGGGTCAAGTCAGCCCACTAAAAGCCATCATTTTCACCCAAAACCCATTTGATGAACTCATAACCAACGAGCCATGCATGGGGATTGTACCATCTCTATTGAATTGATGTATGCCAAACACAATAACAAAGAATGAAACTTCATATAAGAATGTTAACCTTCTGCTGTAGTGGCTTTAGATGATTCGCCACTTCCATTTGATGAACCCTGCAaggatattaaaaaaaaaaaaaaaaaaaaaaaaaaaaaaaaaaaaaaaaaaacaatgtgtTTTAAGCATAAACATGTGAAATTTAGCACAATTACATAGATTGTAACCAAACGCACCTCTGCATCAGACATCTTAACATCACTATCCACTGAAACAGAGCTCTTTTCTTTGAGTTTCAAACCAGCCTTTCTACCATCCTCATCTCTTAGTTTCTAAAAAGACAAAAAGTTGGAACCCAAATGAAAAAGAAGATCACCCATTAAGGTAGCGTTTGGGATTGCTTATTCAAAAATAAGCAGGTGTCAGCATGGTTATTTTTAAGCAATTAGTCTTCAAAAGAGTATTACTTTTGCTTATCTGCTGTAAAAATAAGCAATATAAGAAGATAAGCACTTACGATAACCCATGCCAAATACCCATGATTAAATCTTAGTCCAATAGCTCgacaacttaaaataataataataagaaatgaaATATAACACTCCCTAACTAATAACCAGACATCAGTAGAAAGAAACTGATAAAATAAAGATAAGAGTGTTATACTAATACGTAATACCGTGATAATATTAAAAGCTTCATTAATTAGGTTTgtaaaaattcacatttttaatCGGTTCATAATGTAAAAGATACAAACCTGACGAGGAGTTTCCAGCTTTTTGCGAAGATCATCTGAACAAAGATCAAAGATATCCAACTCTAGTGGATAATCCACTTTCTGAAATTTTCATGAGTGCAAATAGTCAACCGAATcattaattttgtaaaaaaaataacatACTATAGTAATACTGAGAGCCAAATATTTCAACTAACATAATTAGTAATTTTTTTGGAGAGAAATTATATGTTTATTACCCTCAAAATCTTCGCTTTCTGATTTGACTCCCTCTTCCAGAAAAACCGGACAAACTGTATAGTCAAGTACCTTGCATATAGATATAGTTTTTTTAGACTAGAAAGTAACATGttatcaaatatattgaatttCAAGTTTCAATCAATAACTAATATGCTAAAGTAGTAGGATGTTACTTTGGCAATCCATTAATGCTAGAATCCTTCAAGTAAACTGCGCTACGTCCCAAAGAAGGCGAAGCCTTTTCTAGCTCTCCTTTCAGTCcctgcaagaaatgattcacaacattAATTGATTTAATCAAGTCATCAAACAAAACAGCTTTATTTAAAAGACACATATTTTCGTCCTGTAAGGTATTTATGGTGAGATCTCTACTCAAAAGCGAAAAGTTCAACAATTGTCTAACAAAATACTTTTTGCAAGTGCGATTAAGGCCACGTTAAACAAGTTAACACAAAATAAATAGTTCACAATAAAGAAAACTACTTTTCCCCCTCACAAATATACACAACATGACCTAtcgcgttaaaaaaaaaaaaaaaaaaacacgaggGGATCTCATAAATATAGAAATATGagagataaatatatatttatatatatatatatatatatatatatatatatatatatatatatatatatatatatatatataactgaaaatGTTACTTGACACGTGTAATCACTCATCACTTTTAGACTAGAACTTACATGCTTCAGTCCCTCGTGCAAATGATTCACCTCGTGTGATATGTGGCATTTAAGAGAATATACTGATTCCGTCTCTAAACTTTCTTCACCACTTTCCGCACAATGCACCCTACAAAAGCAACATACAATCAAATAAAAACCATAATTAAAATTAACATAGATAGTTACATGTAGTCAACCATAACCATATAACAAACTAAAAAAATTGCATTTTAGTTTGACTCGTTCTATATCTCTCCCAAAAAA from Rutidosis leptorrhynchoides isolate AG116_Rl617_1_P2 chromosome 9, CSIRO_AGI_Rlap_v1, whole genome shotgun sequence harbors:
- the LOC139865822 gene encoding ubiquitin carboxyl-terminal hydrolase 6-like; this translates as MPTVSVKWQKELYSDVEIDTTQPPYVFKCQLFDLTGVPPERQKIMMKGGLLKDDSDWLKLGVKEGQKIMMMGTADEIVKAPEKGPVFMEDLPEEEQVVAVGHSAGLFNLGNTCYMNSTMQCLHSVPELKSALIEYPQAGRSTDLDQSSHLLTVATRDLFSELDKNVKPVAPMQFWMVLRKKYPQFGQLHNGSFMQQDAEECWTQILYTLSQALRSPNSSVNLDTVKELFGIDLVSRVHCAESGEESLETESVYSLKCHISHEVNHLHEGLKHGLKGELEKASPSLGRSAVYLKDSSINGLPKYLTIQFVRFFWKRESNQKAKILRKVDYPLELDIFDLCSDDLRKKLETPRQKLRDEDGRKAGLKLKEKSSVSVDSDVKMSDAEGSSNGSGESSKATTAEGTASDKNEQLTGIYDLVAVLTHKGRSADSGHYVAWVKQENGKWIQFDDDNPIPQREEDITKLSGGGDWHMAYICMYKARTIPM